One part of the Hydra vulgaris chromosome 01, alternate assembly HydraT2T_AEP genome encodes these proteins:
- the LOC100209382 gene encoding uncharacterized protein LOC100209382: protein MAKILWVVLIAFCILVVESKKKAAETPAKTPETPAAPQAEEESTPEEEDTDKKTEEKTEDDDAVEEKKEGVAKKEEEKEDTKSEEAAEASSDDDGVENAPEMACNLKFKRVGCYADNNKKERPLRSYIMSDADIGTVSKKGKLPKGDKFNIELPKFACKCANEAINAGNAVFGLQNLAECWTGPDDSKYDRDGASEECVTFNYAPCSPTSEMCAGKKHANFVYYVDTPEHTKTKEEIAKEYKEYKKKVAAYRKRLAAKKKSSKKQKAKKVKKTKKE from the exons atggCAAAAATTCTGTGGGTTGTATTAATAGCCTTCTGTATTTTAGTTGTTGAATCAAAAAAGAAAGCTG ctGAAACCCCAGCTAAAACACCAGAAACACCAGCTGCTCCACAAGCTGAAGAAGAATCTACACCAGAAGAAGAAGATACCGATAAGAAAACTGAAGAAAAAACAGAAGATGATGACGCT gttgaagaaaaaaaagaaggagtagctaaaaaagaagaagaaaaagaagatacTAAATCTGAAGAAGCTGCAGAGGCTTCTTCTGATGATGATGGAGTAGAGAATGCTCCTGAAA tggcttgtaatttaaaatttaaacgcGTCGGTTGCTATGCTGATAACAACAAGAAAGAACGTCCCTTGAGATCTTACATCATGAGTGATGCAGATATTGGCACAGTTTCAAAGAAAGGAAAACTACCTAAAGGCGATAAGTTTAACATTGAGCTCCCTAAGTTTGCCTGTAAATGCGCCAATGAAGCAATTAACGCTGGAAACGCAGTTTTTGGTCTTCAAAATCTTG CTGAATGCTGGACTGGTCCAGACGACAGCAAATATGACAGAGATGGAGCCTCAGAAGAGTGCGTGACCTTTAACTACGCGCCATGTAGTCCAACATCTGAAATGTGCGCCGGAAAGAAACACGCTAACTTTGTTTACTACGTAGACACTCCTGAGCACACTAAAACTAAAGAAGAAATTGCAAAAGAGTACaaagaatataagaaaaaagttgcCGCATACCGAAAACGTCTTGCTGCCAAGAAAAAGTCTTCAAAGAAAC AGAAGGCCAAGAAAGTCAAGAAAACCAAGaaagaataa